GTGTCCTCTCTGAGAATTGATTTTCAATCCTATTTTACAACAAGTTAACACATTTGTCATGATTTTGTTAGAGTGATCTCTTTATTTGTCAAAATTCAAACATGTATACATTGACATGTTTGAATTTCAGGGTTATAATGACTTCAATAAATTTTTTAAACCAGAAGCATTAATATAAGACAGTTTAAAAGTAAATCTGGAACACTTAATATTGAAGGAGTAAAATATGGAAAGAAAGTACCCTAATTTATGTAAACCTATACAGATAGGTGATGTTGTTTTTAGAAACAGAATGTTTTCGGCCCCAATGGGTGGAACTGATATAACCGCAGACTGTACTATAGGACCCAAAACAACAGCTTTTTATGAACTTAGAGCTAAGGGTGGTGCAGCCTCTGTAACGGTTAGTGAAGTCGTTGTTCATCCGGAAACAGAAGGATCGCATATGTTTCATTTGGATCTGCAGACTGTGGGATCGCTCTCAAGTTTTACCTATACAGCTGATGCGATTCGCCGACATGGAGCAATAGCCAGTGTAGAACTTTCCCATTCGGGTCAATATGCTGGAACTTACCTGACTGATAAAGATAAAAAACAGGGATTGGCACAATGGGGACCAAGTGAAACTGTTCGACCTGACGGTTTACCTGTAAAAGAGCTGACAGTTGAATTGATTGCTGATATTGTTGCAGCCTATGGCCGCTGTGCGGCTCTGGCCAAACGTGCAGGATACGAAATGATTATGGTACATGGTGGTCATGGTTGGCTGATTAACCAGTTTTTGTCACCTTATTTCAACAAGCGAAAAGACCAGTACGGTGGCAGCCTTGAAAACCGTGTTCGTTTTGCCCAGGAGGTTCTTGATTGCGTCCGGGAAAATGTCGGACCAGGCTTCCCGATTGAGTTTAGAATGAGTGGATCTGAGCTGTTTGACGGAGGCTATACTCTGGAAGACGGAGTAGAAATTGCCAAGCTGATGGAATCAAGAGTTGATCTTCTGCATATTTCAGCAGGAACCTATCAGCGGGGATTTGGAACCACCCATCCTTCAATGTTTGTGCCCCATGGATGCAATGTTTATCTGGCGGCAGAGATTAAAAAACACGTCAGTGTTCCAGTTGCAACACTTGGTGGTCTTAATGATCCGGAAATGATGGAAGAAATCATTGCCAGCGGAAAAGCTGATGTGGTCGATATGGCCAGAGCACTTCTGGCTGATCCGGAACTTCCGGAAAAGGTTATGGAAAATCGCGATGAAGATATTGTTAAATGTCTGCGTTGTTTTGTCTGTATGGCTGAGCGGGCTGTCACCTCAACTAGACGTTGTGCAGTCAATCCGTTAATCGGTCGGGAAATGGACGGTATGGAAATATTGCCTGCTGCCAAAAAGAAAAAAGTACTGGTAGCTGGTGCCGGACCTGGCGGATTACAGGCGGCACTGATTGCAGCAAAACGTGGTCATCAGGTTATATTATGTGAAGCTAGTGATGAAGTAGGCGGAATCCTTAAGGGCGAACGGGCAATTCCTTTTAAATACGAAATGTATGAATTAGGCAAAACTCTGGGTAAGCTGGCTAAGGATGAAGGGGTAGAAATTCGTTTGAATACCAAAGTCACTAGAGACTATGCCTTAACTGAAAGAGCAGATGCACTGATTATTGCAGTGGGATCTGAACCGTTGATTCCCCCGATCAAAGGGATTGATGGTAAAAATGTCATTGTAGTCAATGATTATTATCTAAAAAAAGACCAGGTTAAAGACAGTGTGATTGTGCTGGGCGGTGGTCTGGCTGGTTGCGAGGCAGCAATTCATTTTGCCAGAGAAGGAAAAAAAGTCAGTCTCGTAGAAATGCGTGATGAACTGGCGGTTGATGCTAATATTCGTCATCGGCCTTTATTACTGGATGAAATTAAAAAATGTGAGATTGATGTGCGAACAGGACTAAAAGGTGTTGAAGTTAAGCCGGATGGAATTATTTGTGAAGATGAAAATGGTGAGCATGTTATCATTTCCGGGGAAACAATTGTCGCTGCCATGGGACAGAAAGCTTTAAGACAAACGGTAGAAGAGCTGTATGATTGTGCTCCTCGAGTTTCAACAATTGGTGATTGTGTTAAACCGGCAAATATTACAGCAGCGGTTTATCAGGGGCATCATGCAGCATTAGATATTTAATTTTAAGAAAAGATTAAGATGTAAATAATCACGACTGATAATAGATGAAAGACAAAAGTTAATATAAACACCTGGCACTGTCGATTGTCATTTCATTGTCCCCAAAGGGAAGAACATCTACTTTGGTGAATAGTTGCTGGGAACACTAATAATTGCCGATTATAAATTGGGTAATTATATGAATCTAAGTGTAAACTACGAAATCCAATAAGTCGATATGGTGTCCGATTACACCCTGAAATCCCAAATTTTATAATTTGGGATTTTTTAAATTTATACAAATGTTAAAAGCTTGTTAAATAAAATAATTGAATTATTGATAGAAATGATTTAAAATATATAAACGGGTATAATACTAATAATTACGATAATTAGAGCTTTAGAAGTACGCATTATAGCATCTTTAGTCGATTTTAAGGATGGTTAAGAAATTTAATCACTGATTGGATGAGATGGTTTGTAAACGAAATCAATACAATACAAGGCAAATTCAAATTACCCAAATGATAAAAGGAGGTAGAAAATGAAATCATTATCTATCAAAACCAAATTACTGATGTTAGTCGCAATTCCAGTCATTGCGCTTATCCTAATCACCGTTACGGCAGTACGAAATGTTAGCGGAATCAGTACACGATTAACAGAGACTCTTTATGAACAGGGTTTTCAGAGTATTGCGCTGGTATTAAATGCTGATCGCGATGCCTATCAGGCGATTGACAGTATTAATACCATGAACCGAATAATGCTTTCTGGCGATTTATCTGAAGATATGATGAACAGTATTTCTGCGG
This genomic interval from Eubacteriaceae bacterium ES3 contains the following:
- a CDS encoding NAD(P)/FAD-dependent oxidoreductase, giving the protein MERKYPNLCKPIQIGDVVFRNRMFSAPMGGTDITADCTIGPKTTAFYELRAKGGAASVTVSEVVVHPETEGSHMFHLDLQTVGSLSSFTYTADAIRRHGAIASVELSHSGQYAGTYLTDKDKKQGLAQWGPSETVRPDGLPVKELTVELIADIVAAYGRCAALAKRAGYEMIMVHGGHGWLINQFLSPYFNKRKDQYGGSLENRVRFAQEVLDCVRENVGPGFPIEFRMSGSELFDGGYTLEDGVEIAKLMESRVDLLHISAGTYQRGFGTTHPSMFVPHGCNVYLAAEIKKHVSVPVATLGGLNDPEMMEEIIASGKADVVDMARALLADPELPEKVMENRDEDIVKCLRCFVCMAERAVTSTRRCAVNPLIGREMDGMEILPAAKKKKVLVAGAGPGGLQAALIAAKRGHQVILCEASDEVGGILKGERAIPFKYEMYELGKTLGKLAKDEGVEIRLNTKVTRDYALTERADALIIAVGSEPLIPPIKGIDGKNVIVVNDYYLKKDQVKDSVIVLGGGLAGCEAAIHFAREGKKVSLVEMRDELAVDANIRHRPLLLDEIKKCEIDVRTGLKGVEVKPDGIICEDENGEHVIISGETIVAAMGQKALRQTVEELYDCAPRVSTIGDCVKPANITAAVYQGHHAALDI